One segment of Xanthomonas oryzae pv. oryzae DNA contains the following:
- a CDS encoding lytic transglycosylase domain-containing protein, whose translation MRRLVLAALAACSAIAPAAASPNDASSTTASSAAAQISTSGIRNGREIFSSFLEGRADPGCDSAHSDTRWEEHFSRAPARLADDAQDILPLFGYVVDELRKADMPTEFALIPFVESGYRPGARNGSGPAGLWQFIATTARNHHVPVGAQYDGRLSAVDSTTAAVRYLKTLYGMFGGDWRLALMAYNAGEYRVLQAMRSAGMNAQNARPSELPGMSKVTYEYVEKLHALACVLNHAQQQGNLLTSLDRPVPVFTEHALQVGTSLNTWAGQRAIEPQLLARLNPALAGARAAPRGVHVLAPTAPAQPGSSGAMVASADVGRDGISNDSAPTVVATAASKASTSPTCTHTVRNGESAWAIARRYGVTVTTLLANNGLDKSAILKPGMVLSFDDSP comes from the coding sequence ATGAGACGCCTGGTCTTGGCAGCACTGGCCGCCTGTTCGGCCATTGCACCGGCAGCCGCTTCGCCCAACGACGCAAGCTCTACAACCGCAAGCAGCGCCGCTGCGCAAATCAGCACATCCGGCATCCGCAACGGGCGTGAGATTTTTTCGTCGTTCCTTGAGGGCCGCGCCGATCCCGGCTGCGATAGCGCACATAGCGACACCCGGTGGGAAGAGCATTTTTCACGCGCTCCGGCGCGCCTGGCAGACGATGCACAGGATATCTTGCCGCTGTTCGGTTACGTGGTCGATGAGCTGCGCAAAGCCGACATGCCGACCGAATTTGCGCTGATTCCGTTCGTCGAAAGCGGCTACCGCCCCGGCGCGCGCAACGGCAGCGGCCCTGCCGGCCTATGGCAATTCATCGCCACCACCGCGCGCAATCACCACGTGCCGGTGGGCGCGCAGTACGACGGACGCCTGTCGGCGGTGGATTCCACGACTGCGGCGGTGCGCTACCTCAAGACCCTCTACGGCATGTTCGGCGGCGATTGGCGCCTGGCGCTGATGGCCTACAACGCCGGCGAGTACCGTGTGCTGCAGGCAATGCGCAGCGCCGGGATGAACGCGCAGAACGCGCGCCCGTCCGAATTGCCTGGCATGTCCAAGGTCACCTACGAATACGTGGAAAAACTGCACGCGCTCGCCTGCGTACTCAATCACGCGCAGCAGCAGGGCAACCTGCTGACGTCGCTGGATCGTCCCGTGCCCGTTTTTACCGAACATGCGCTGCAGGTGGGCACCAGCCTCAATACCTGGGCCGGGCAGCGCGCGATCGAGCCGCAATTGCTCGCCCGCCTGAATCCCGCCCTCGCCGGCGCACGCGCCGCACCGCGCGGTGTGCATGTCCTGGCTCCGACCGCACCGGCCCAACCCGGTTCTAGCGGCGCTATGGTCGCATCCGCAGATGTGGGACGTGACGGCATTAGTAACGATTCCGCGCCGACTGTCGTTGCCACGGCAGCCAGCAAAGCGTCGACCTCGCCAACCTGCACGCACACGGTGCGCAATGGCGAATCGGCCTGGGCAATCGCACGCCGCTATGGCGTCACCGTGACGACCCTGCTCGCCAACAATGGCTTGGATAAGAGCGCCATCCTGAAGCCCGGCATGGTGCTGTCGTTCGACGATTCGCCTTAA
- the gloB gene encoding hydroxyacylglutathione hydrolase gives MRLIALPAFDDNYIWALVAADGRAIIVDPGQAAPVIATAEREGLVPSAILLTHHHGDHIDGVAELQQRWPGLELFSPADERIPTTAHHVSHGERLSLLAVDFQVIEVPGHTRTHIAFVTDRHLFSGDTLFSLGCGRMFEGTAPQMFDSLQRLACLPGETLVCCGHEYTLANAAFALHVDSTNAALQRRQQEAQAMRHAARPTLPISLKSELATNPFLRTNRPEIRAVVAARAAGALSSEVDVFAELRRWKDEFCL, from the coding sequence ATGCGACTGATCGCCCTGCCCGCATTCGACGACAACTACATCTGGGCACTGGTCGCTGCAGATGGCCGCGCCATCATCGTCGACCCCGGGCAGGCGGCGCCGGTGATAGCCACCGCAGAGCGCGAAGGCTTGGTTCCCAGCGCCATCCTGCTGACCCACCACCATGGCGACCACATCGACGGTGTGGCCGAGCTCCAGCAGCGTTGGCCAGGCCTGGAGCTGTTCAGTCCGGCCGACGAACGCATCCCAACAACTGCGCACCATGTGAGCCATGGCGAGCGCTTGAGTCTGCTTGCTGTCGATTTTCAGGTGATCGAAGTGCCCGGCCATACCCGGACGCACATCGCTTTCGTCACCGACCGTCATTTGTTCAGCGGTGATACCTTGTTCAGCCTAGGCTGTGGGCGGATGTTCGAAGGTACTGCTCCCCAGATGTTCGACTCGTTGCAGCGCCTGGCATGCCTGCCTGGCGAAACGCTTGTGTGTTGCGGCCATGAATACACCTTGGCCAACGCGGCTTTCGCGCTGCACGTCGATTCCACCAACGCTGCCTTGCAGCGCCGTCAACAGGAAGCCCAGGCCATGCGTCATGCAGCCCGTCCTACCCTGCCGATTTCGCTCAAGAGTGAACTGGCCACCAATCCGTTCTTGCGTACCAACCGCCCTGAGATTCGCGCTGTAGTAGCAGCGCGCGCAGCCGGCGCACTTTCCTCCGAAGTCGATGTTTTCGCCGAACTTCGGCGCTGGAAAGACGAATTTTGCTTATGA
- the rnhA gene encoding ribonuclease HI, which yields MKSIEVHTDGSCLGNPGPGGWAALLRYNGREKELAGGEAVSTNNRMELMAAIMALETLTEPCEIVLHTDSQYVRQGITEWMPGWVRRNWKTAGGDPVKNRELWERLHAATQRHRIDWRWVKGHNGDPDNERVDVLARNQATAQRDGRATS from the coding sequence ATGAAATCAATTGAAGTGCATACCGATGGCTCCTGCCTCGGCAATCCCGGGCCGGGTGGCTGGGCGGCCCTGTTGCGTTACAACGGGCGCGAAAAGGAACTGGCCGGCGGCGAAGCCGTGTCCACCAATAACCGCATGGAGTTGATGGCGGCGATCATGGCGCTGGAAACGCTGACCGAGCCGTGCGAGATCGTGTTGCATACCGACTCGCAATACGTGCGCCAGGGCATCACCGAGTGGATGCCGGGCTGGGTGCGGCGCAACTGGAAAACCGCCGGCGGCGATCCGGTCAAGAATCGCGAGTTGTGGGAGCGGCTGCACGCGGCCACGCAACGCCACCGCATCGATTGGCGCTGGGTGAAAGGCCACAATGGCGACCCGGACAACGAGCGCGTCGACGTGCTCGCCCGCAATCAGGCCACCGCCCAGCGCGATGGCCGTGCAACATCGTAA